The segment GTTATGGGTTGTTCGCCGCCTTCAAGTTGAAATTTCTTAACTAAAGCCTTAACTGAGGTGGGTGATGCATCAGTAGTTGGTGCCTTGCGTATAACTTTGGGCGTAGTAGGAGCATCTGGGAATAAAGAATGATGATTGTTGCTATTAACTGATGATACCTTATCATTGATAACACTCCCATTTGTAGCCGTGGGTAATGTAATGGTGGCCACTATATTGCCAGTATTAAGGGTAGCTGCTGGTGTTATATGTATAGTGGCGGTAGCCGATTGTGTGACTGTGTTTGTGTTGGTGGAGGAAGATGaagatgttttctttaaattgccaGCACTGGAGCCATTACAATTGTTGGCTGATATTTTCTTGGTGGTTAGAAAGGTATTTTCTTTATTGGATTCAGATGAATGACGTCTGGCCGGTATGTGTAATAATTGTTGTTCCTGAGGTGATGTTTGTTGCAAAGATGAGGTTGGTTGTACACTGCACAATGGTATGGTAATGGCTTTTGTAGCTGGTACATTGTGTATAGCCGTGGTTTTTGTTGTCGTAGCATTCGATGTTGATTTAACTCCCGAAAGCTTAATGGTTTTATCATGGTAATCATCACGTAATTTAGTAAAACTATTAGCCGAGTGGCCCTTACTCAAAACGGTAACATGACCATTAGAATGACCATTTAGATAGCCATTCGTATGACCATTAGTTAGAGCACTCGAATGACCATTTGCATAACCATTGGTAAAACCATTAGTAAAACCATTTGTATGAGCTGATGAGTGATGACCATTGATCTGACCATTAGTGTGactgtttgttgttttatttaaagccGATTTATCATATGTATTGTTAGCAGGAATATTATCTTCCTCTTCCGAATTGTCTACACTAATAGCTTGAGGTTTATTATCTTTTACTAACTGTACCTCTTCAACAGCTTCTTCCTGTACTTCCTGTTCATGTTCAACATTATCAACTTGCTCTTCATCTACCTCTTCTTCTTGTTGTTCTTCATCCACCACCTCATCTTCTTCTTCattatcatcatcgtcatcatgtTCCAATTGTTGCATATTGTTTATCGCATTAAAAATATGTCTATCGATGTTACATTCGTCTTTAAGCCAAATGTGTTCGAGACATCCTGCAGCAGTCATGCGAtcactaaaaaaaatgtttaaacaaaacataaacagttaaattaaattatttacaaattttcttacaaaaaaaacttactttggCTTTATTCGCAATGCTTTACGTATAAAATCAATGGCTGCCGATGAGACGCCTCCAAATAATTTATCCGGAAATGTTAATGCACATTGTGATATATTAAGGAAGGTTTCCTGTTTTGTTTCCCCACCGAATGGCGAGAAACCCGATAGTAAAACATAAGCCAAAACACCAACCGACCAAATATCCGTACACAATGACAAGGGTTCATATTGTAAAACTTCGGGTGCAACATAGTCGGGAGTACCAACGATTTCACGTACATTGGTACCCTCGGCTACCACGCGTGATATACCAAAATCACATAATTTTAAACCATCtgtcaaaagtaaaaatgatatataatttagtttttgttttttttttgctggaaaTCGAATATGGAATATATACTCACCTTCTATATGTTCACCggccaataaaatattttgtggttttaaatctaaatgaacTATAGAACGTTTGTGTAGAAATTGTAGTGCTTTAAGTACTTCACGCATACAAATGCGGGCCTGGGCCTCTGTAAGACATTCTTCATTAtccaaaaatgtttgtaattcaCCACCAGTCGCTCTGTGGGGGAAAAATTGATTTATGTGAATTGATATATAGAATTGATGTGAATTGGTATATAGAAAAGATAAATATCTCTTTAGAGACGATAATTCAAAGGAATActttacaaattttcaatagaaaagaaaCATTcttgaaacttttctataaggaagagaaattattgaatattttctatataaatataaattttcgaatatttttctataaaaagaaaaacaagtaatatttctatattcgactgtgccgaatcttatatacccttcatcaagtatgttttaaaaaacagtttttatttattttgtatctttgcacacatgtcacacataacatacacacaaacaaatataaacatacagtgttgttgttgcttattaaCAAAGCATAAacaaaaatgtggcttttttgatgaaattttcagaggttgtctcggatttttgctcatatctccgttatttatagatcgattttgctgattttaaatggcaatcttcccgaaagcatgtctaactgaattattgaagttgcagatatctggggacctctaaaaactgatttcaacagacagacggacatggcttagtCTATAAGGAGATtgagtatttaaaaacaattttcaaagatgaattttaattttatccctaatccttcacctagTCAGTCcataacataaacaataaacagctgtttttcattttaaccttttcacttttttcattcACTAACATTTTTGTCGTACAAAAAAATTCCCCtgatgttaaattttttgatggaattttgtaaacttcATCATACAAAGGAAaactgtttgaaaatttttaatataaaagataaattttccaaaatgttctatagaggaaatatattttgaaaattttctataaaaagtagaaaaagacaatgcaaaagcaaaatttttgaaaatattctgtagaaagaagaaaatttcaaaaaatttccaaagaGACAAGCAGAGTTTgaatatattctataaaaaagattaaacctttgacgcacaaaactaaaccgctgtattttttatggatatgactttACCACACACttgatttttcatttttgaagaaaaatggaaaaagtgttttcgaagaatatcgcaggatattatccttctatttttctttagaaataaccatttactgtaACTGTGTACTCAAAatcgagaaaaattaaaaaaaatatcttggGACACCGAtgtcccgtatacgtgaaagagttaatattcgaaaatattctatagaaaatgttcgaatatattttatagaaataaaaatatttaaaaaaatattttatagagaaGAGATGTATtctatgaaatttcaaaatcattactataaataaaaatttgcgaaaaaaattttttctaaaaatttcagaaTATTCAACTTACAATTCCAATAATAGCGCTGTATCTGAACGTGATTCATGCACAGCATtcaatttaacaatattatcaGCTTCATTACACAACATCAAAACGGCAATTTCATGTTTAATCTCTTTATCCGACGACTGAGCTCGACGGCGAcgttttagaaattttgctgCAAAATGTGTACCCGAATTTTTGTGTATAGCACGGCGTACAGCAGCAAATTTGCCTCTGTAAGAGAAAAAGAACgggggaaaaataaataattattaataaataaaattttttttcgaaaaaaatagtttttaatttaaaatagaatctaaaggtaaagcaataaaatatttaatgaattaataagaaaaaaaataatcccTCTTATAACTCATCATtagtattcattcattcataaaaatttctacaaatttagaaatttttttcgtattacATTTTTGGGTTACAACTACGATGTAGAaactaataatgaaaaaaaaccgGCTAAAATTAAACCggtaataattatttatgttgtatttaaaattttgtcataatttcatgtgttttattttgttatttgcaagttttccaagtttttttttttatttatttagggcgggtttttcagctaaagataatctacattctttgtttaaacctggtttaatataagttttctgttttttagtAAACATTAACGTTACTTTTTCACCCCTTTTGCCAATCAGTATTTCACGTGAAAATATGTTTCCTTTTCACTTTTTacgtttaataacttttttgtcgtgaaatttgctaatggaattttgtaaacattgaacagctgttctatacaaaatcaattattttgaatgaatttttcaaaataatgacAATGACGCACGACAATCTTCCTTAACCCAGAGCTGAATTACGAATGTTTAAAATGTCTAATTAACATTTTCGcaaaatttctcattttacaaaagtgtgatttgcaaaaaacagctgtttattgtttatgtttttgagagaaaatttggcaatactaacaaagttaactgaacttaaatccaaaactgaaaaacacaattatcggttatagttcgcctaaatttgtttcgagtttatACTAACAGTAAGTTAAGCCCAGTTTAattgagtagtaagaaacccaccCTTAGTAAAATTTTTGCGTTATTCTTTTGTTTGGTTGAATATTATACAGCTGGACATTGGGTTGttgaatgaaaatattgttgtagtatttttttttaatttatatttttttatttgtgatttCTTAGTCAAGTCTTAATGTTTGAGTTGTAGCCGTTAGTGGCAATAGTGttggtttttataatttgtgtttttttttcgtttaatatttGGGCGTCATGCTTGGAATAATCAACAAGTTGTTGCTAATAAATAtagtatttgtttttgattttttcgaatatattttttttcaaatttgttattttgtttattttgtcagTTGGGGCaccaaaaacaagaaaaccaGACAGTTTGGgatgttttcaaaattgtttacatacatatatgatgaAAGAATCTACTAAATACTCTATAAGtatatgatattatttttaatctcCGTCCTGTCCCCTctttttcctgtttttttattttgacgaccataataaacttttaaaaacttaaattttttttaaaaattattcaatcatttttatgcaaatttaagactttatttttccttaatggaaaatattaaggaaaaactttttaaacatacaatgttcatgtttataaacattttttttctcttccacTGAATAGAGTTTCATATTGAAGTTggtatgttaaataaaaaaaaataaacacaaattgttttaattgatTTAGTGAAGGCAATCAAAAAATTATGTTCAAATTAATATGATTGATAAAttgatttaataatttgttgtgcAACATGTTGGATAAAAACAACAGCTACATGTTGAAACAACAATGTTGCTAAAAGTTGTTAAGGAagtaatgtttacaaaatttttttgagagattaatattaatgaagcaaaaagagaaaattttctagagaaaataaagaattttgagaattttatatagaaaaaaagatatttttataaaaaatattaaaaaaattgtaataaaatagatttttttagaaaattgtttatagaaaagatttttaagtaaagagaaattttcaaaggttTTCTAttcaaagaaacaaatatttgaaaatttttaatagaatcgAAAACTGTTAGAACATTTTCTACGGaaaatagaaaagtttaaacattttctattgcaaaGAGAAATATTCGataatttactatagaaaagtaaatttttaattttttttacaggaAAGAGAAAtgttcaaatatattttaaagaaaagagaaattttcgaaaattttctatagaaaagagaaataatcgaaaaagttctaaagaaatgttcagaaatattttacagaaaataaatattttaaagaaaagaaaaattttctatagaaagaaaaatgtttggaaattttctaaagaaaatagaaataatcGAAAATGTTGTGCAGAAAAGGGAAAtgtttgaacattttctattgaaaagagaAATAGAAgagagaaatgtttaaaaatattttacaaaaaagaaaaattttctaaaaaagagaaatattcaaaaatattctatagaagacagcaatttaagaaaaagagaaatgaactaaactgttctatagaaaagggaaatgtttgaaaattttctattaaaaagttaaatagaaAAGAGAAATATTCAATAGTAAAAgtgacattttcaaaaaatttcctaaagaaaagagaaatgttcggaaattttcttaagaaaatagaaataatgttctatagaaaagggaaatatttgaaatttttccattgaaaagagaaattttcgaaaatgttttatagaaagAGAAAGGTTTGgaaatttcaaatagaaaaGACAAATGttcgaaagttttctataaaaaagataaatctttgaaattttgtatagaaaagataattatttgaaaattttctatagcaaacataaatgttggaaaaattttctattgaaaagcgagattatagaaaatgttctatagaaaatatatatgatcCGAAATGTTCTACAGAAAAgacaaattttcgaaaatgttctataaaaaagataaatcttcgaaatttttgtatagaaaagataattatttgaaaattttcttaagcaaACATAAATGttgggaaaattttctattgaaaagcgagattatagaaaatgttctctaGAAAAGAGATATGATCCGAAATGTTCTACAGAAAAGacaaatgttcgaaaattttctataaaaagagagaaattcaataaaaaagagaaatgtttgaacatttt is part of the Lucilia cuprina isolate Lc7/37 chromosome 3, ASM2204524v1, whole genome shotgun sequence genome and harbors:
- the LOC111681642 gene encoding death-associated protein kinase related, translating into MFAEGIFPIGDGLLDIDEERLKGLLVPHDINEIYEVEQTPFARGKFAAVRRAIHKNSGTHFAAKFLKRRRRAQSSDKEIKHEIAVLMLCNEADNIVKLNAVHESRSDTALLLELATGGELQTFLDNEECLTEAQARICMREVLKALQFLHKRSIVHLDLKPQNILLAGEHIEDGLKLCDFGISRVVAEGTNVREIVGTPDYVAPEVLQYEPLSLCTDIWSVGVLAYVLLSGFSPFGGETKQETFLNISQCALTFPDKLFGGVSSAAIDFIRKALRIKPNDRMTAAGCLEHIWLKDECNIDRHIFNAINNMQQLEHDDDDDNEEEDEVVDEEQQEEEVDEEQVDNVEHEQEVQEEAVEEVQLVKDNKPQAISVDNSEEEDNIPANNTYDKSALNKTTNSHTNGQINGHHSSAHTNGFTNGFTNGYANGHSSALTNGHTNGYLNGHSNGHVTVLSKGHSANSFTKLRDDYHDKTIKLSGVKSTSNATTTKTTAIHNVPATKAITIPLCSVQPTSSLQQTSPQEQQLLHIPARRHSSESNKENTFLTTKKISANNCNGSSAGNLKKTSSSSSTNTNTVTQSATATIHITPAATLNTGNIVATITLPTATNGSVINDKVSSVNSNNHHSLFPDAPTTPKVIRKAPTTDASPTSVKALVKKFQLEGGEQPITPPEFATNGSKLQHHHQLKYTAQSNGSRPSLSPPSLAHSSAITIANSSRRASEPITAIHSSKKLSTTSSSAPVSLPASAAAHNYKTTCVYCVSCTNSSTNGCRHPNSSITTNNITTSLAANAQTTTTAVVAAATKTSCSSTPLSSNSTKSLINNSSSNGSLTSSSSNANASTSSSTTALLFGQQQQQHTQHLLNSHQHSHHSHHHPHHHQHHHHHHHHLHHHNGVVKSAAASANGLSLDQGIIC